A genomic stretch from Theobroma cacao cultivar B97-61/B2 chromosome 4, Criollo_cocoa_genome_V2, whole genome shotgun sequence includes:
- the LOC18507251 gene encoding CRIB domain-containing protein RIC4 isoform X2: MKERMERLVGLPFSTGCSSQESVTVGKSPPRKPKSESSQYVTIGKECSSKGRTKNSFGWLPLPKPNISDGIHRLIRSTVKSFSQLFAYKDIEEIAAAEMEIGFPTDVKHVTHIGLDGATTTNHVMGWENFNPPDIIAFPSISLRQFELAMAAQTQNAPLIV, encoded by the exons ATGAAAGAGCGAATGGAAAGGCTTGTAGGTCTTCCTTTCTCCACCGGCTGTTCTTCTCAGGAGAGCGTTACCGTTGGTAAAAGTCCCCCCAGGAAACCAAAATCAGAATCAAGTCAATATGTAACAA TAGGAAAAGAATGTTCATCCAAGGGAAGAACAAAGAACTCATTTGGTTGGTTGCCTCTGCCAAAGCCCAACATATCCGATGGGATACACAGATTGATAAGGAGTACAGTGAAAAGCTTCTCTCAGTTATTTG CTTACAAAGACATAGAGGAAATAGCAGCAGCAGAGATGGAAATTGGATTTCCAACAGATGTGAAGCATGTTACACACATAGGATTGGATGGTGCAACCACGACCAACCATGTCATGGGTTGGGAAAACTTCAACCCTCCTGATATTATTGCTTTCCCATCAATTTCTTTAAGACAATTCGAACTGGCCATGGCTGCCCAGACTCAAAACGCACCACTCATTGTTTGA
- the LOC18507251 gene encoding CRIB domain-containing protein RIC4 isoform X3 — MKERMERLVGLPFSTGCSSQESVTVGKSPPRKPKSESSQYVTRKECSSKGRTKNSFGWLPLPKPNISDGIHRLIRSTVKSFSQLFAYKDIEEIAAAEMEIGFPTDVKHVTHIGLDGATTTNHVMGWENFNPPDIIAFPSISLRQFELAMAAQTQNAPLIV, encoded by the exons ATGAAAGAGCGAATGGAAAGGCTTGTAGGTCTTCCTTTCTCCACCGGCTGTTCTTCTCAGGAGAGCGTTACCGTTGGTAAAAGTCCCCCCAGGAAACCAAAATCAGAATCAAGTCAATATGTAACAA GAAAAGAATGTTCATCCAAGGGAAGAACAAAGAACTCATTTGGTTGGTTGCCTCTGCCAAAGCCCAACATATCCGATGGGATACACAGATTGATAAGGAGTACAGTGAAAAGCTTCTCTCAGTTATTTG CTTACAAAGACATAGAGGAAATAGCAGCAGCAGAGATGGAAATTGGATTTCCAACAGATGTGAAGCATGTTACACACATAGGATTGGATGGTGCAACCACGACCAACCATGTCATGGGTTGGGAAAACTTCAACCCTCCTGATATTATTGCTTTCCCATCAATTTCTTTAAGACAATTCGAACTGGCCATGGCTGCCCAGACTCAAAACGCACCACTCATTGTTTGA
- the LOC18507251 gene encoding CRIB domain-containing protein RIC4 isoform X1, whose translation MKERMERLVGLPFSTGCSSQESVTVGKSPPRKPKSESSQYVTSKQVGKECSSKGRTKNSFGWLPLPKPNISDGIHRLIRSTVKSFSQLFAYKDIEEIAAAEMEIGFPTDVKHVTHIGLDGATTTNHVMGWENFNPPDIIAFPSISLRQFELAMAAQTQNAPLIV comes from the exons ATGAAAGAGCGAATGGAAAGGCTTGTAGGTCTTCCTTTCTCCACCGGCTGTTCTTCTCAGGAGAGCGTTACCGTTGGTAAAAGTCCCCCCAGGAAACCAAAATCAGAATCAAGTCAATATGTAACAA GTAAACAAGTAGGAAAAGAATGTTCATCCAAGGGAAGAACAAAGAACTCATTTGGTTGGTTGCCTCTGCCAAAGCCCAACATATCCGATGGGATACACAGATTGATAAGGAGTACAGTGAAAAGCTTCTCTCAGTTATTTG CTTACAAAGACATAGAGGAAATAGCAGCAGCAGAGATGGAAATTGGATTTCCAACAGATGTGAAGCATGTTACACACATAGGATTGGATGGTGCAACCACGACCAACCATGTCATGGGTTGGGAAAACTTCAACCCTCCTGATATTATTGCTTTCCCATCAATTTCTTTAAGACAATTCGAACTGGCCATGGCTGCCCAGACTCAAAACGCACCACTCATTGTTTGA